GAGGCTGTCATTGCAAGCGCGGATGTTTTACTTATGCAGTTTGAGATACCATTAGAAACAGTGAAATATGCACTGCAATTAGCCAAAAAGAATAATGTTACTACGATCGTTAATCCTGCACCTGCACAAGAATTGACCGAAGATTTGTTGAGATATATTGACTATATTACACCAAATCAAAGTGAACTAGCTGTTTTATTAGATAACGCAAATGAAGACCTTGAAACAATATTTAAACAATGGAATCGAAAACATACCACGGAGCTAATTGTTACATTAGGTGAAAAGGGTTGCGCTTATTGGGATGGTGAAAATGTAATAAAAATTGCTGCAAAGCAACTAGGTGAAGTCCGTGACACTACAGGTGCAGGTGATGCCTTTAATGCAGGATTAGCTTATGGTATTTCGAAAAGATGGACAATCAGACAGTCCGTTCTTTTAGCAAACACGGTTTCTGGATTAGCTGTAACCAAATTTGGTGCACAAGCAGGTATGCCAACCAAACAAGATGTAAATAGATTTTGGATTAATAAATTGTAAGAAAAAGAGACAGTTACTGTTATGATGCGCGCATAACGTCAACTGTCTCTTTTTTTGATGCAATGGCTAGCATTACAATTAATAATAAAGCTATAATAACATAAAAAAACGATGTATTAGGAAATAATTCAATAAACTTTCCACCGAGAAACGGACCGGTAATACTTCCTAAACTAAAAGCAATACCGCACATAATATTCCCTGCGGGTAATAAGGCTTTAGGTAGTAAATCAGCCATATAGGAGACTCCAAGTGAATAGAGTGAACCAAGGAACATGCCAGCACCTGCAAACGTGACAAATATCCATACAACCGAGTCTTCTAATAGTGCACCAATAAAGAAAATGAGGATGCCACAAGTGATTACTAAAAGTAGCATTCGTTTTCTACCTATTTTATCACTAGCTATTCCTAAAGGAATTTGAGTAATTAAACTAGCTAATGAAAAGAAGGGGATAACGAGAGAAATTAGATTGACATCATGTCCAATTCGTAATCCATAGATAGGGAAAATACCGTGTAAGCTTGCCTCTAAAATTCCATAGGCAAAGGGAGCTAATAAAGCAACCCAAGCAATTTTACCAGTCTTGATAAAACGTCCAATGGAGGACTTCATTTCAACTGTTTCAATCCCATCATTTGTATTTACAAATTCATTTCGAACGAAAAACATTAATGACCAGACGATAAAACAAAGAGTTGCTGCAACAATAAAAGGAAGGCTCTCGTGAATGGTGAGCAATCTTGTCATGGTCGGACCTAGTGAGAAGCCTAGACTAAAAAACAACCCATAATAGGCAATTATTCTACCACGACGCTCAGGTGGTGCAGTCGAGGTAATCCACGTTTGTGTTGCAAAGTGTAACATGTGATCACCAATTCCAACTAATAAACGTAGAATGAACCAGAACCATAGTGCTTGCCAAATTGGAAAGAAAGCCAGTGATGCTACTACTAAAAATCCACCAATTAATATAATTGGTTTATACCCTAGTTTTTGTAAAGGTTTCTCCATGAATGGTGATGCAAGTAAAACACCAATATAAAGGCCTGTAGCATGTAAACCATTTACCGAAGATGATACCCCGTTTTGTTCTAAAATAATCGCAAGTAAGGGTAATAACATACCTTGTGAGAATCCGGAAATTGTAACAAAACTAATTAAAATCCCAAAACGTACCTTAGATGACACCAATTCTTCGTACCTCCGATCTCATCTGAATAAATTATGTAAAAAAAACACGATAATTATAATTTAAAGCTTTTTATGTCAAAGGTCAATTTGAAGTTAATTGCTAAAATACTGTGTAATAGTAATTTAAAAAGGGAACAGACTAATACCATAGTAATAAAGGAGTGGTATAGATGGAATTTCAATATAAGGAAGCTGGAATGAGGGTCAATCTCCCTTATGGTATGTTAAATATTTCAAGCGATGAAGATTTTGGATTTCAACCTTCCGAATTGATGGTAGCGTCAATTGCTGGTAATAGTGCATCTGTATTTATG
The nucleotide sequence above comes from Paraliobacillus zengyii. Encoded proteins:
- a CDS encoding ribokinase — translated: MGERVVVLGSLNMDIVVSAARKPEVGETVLGESVRYVPGGKGANQAIGLKQLDADKKMLGVIGDDIFGEKIMQQLHQLTIDRQHIKQVNGTATGIATIIHTPKDNSIIVVPGANTACTTAYVDEVEAVIASADVLLMQFEIPLETVKYALQLAKKNNVTTIVNPAPAQELTEDLLRYIDYITPNQSELAVLLDNANEDLETIFKQWNRKHTTELIVTLGEKGCAYWDGENVIKIAAKQLGEVRDTTGAGDAFNAGLAYGISKRWTIRQSVLLANTVSGLAVTKFGAQAGMPTKQDVNRFWINKL
- a CDS encoding MFS transporter gives rise to the protein MVSSKVRFGILISFVTISGFSQGMLLPLLAIILEQNGVSSSVNGLHATGLYIGVLLASPFMEKPLQKLGYKPIILIGGFLVVASLAFFPIWQALWFWFILRLLVGIGDHMLHFATQTWITSTAPPERRGRIIAYYGLFFSLGFSLGPTMTRLLTIHESLPFIVAATLCFIVWSLMFFVRNEFVNTNDGIETVEMKSSIGRFIKTGKIAWVALLAPFAYGILEASLHGIFPIYGLRIGHDVNLISLVIPFFSLASLITQIPLGIASDKIGRKRMLLLVITCGILIFFIGALLEDSVVWIFVTFAGAGMFLGSLYSLGVSYMADLLPKALLPAGNIMCGIAFSLGSITGPFLGGKFIELFPNTSFFYVIIALLLIVMLAIASKKETVDVMRAS